A single Carnobacterium inhibens subsp. inhibens DSM 13024 DNA region contains:
- a CDS encoding phosphomannomutase/phosphoglucomutase codes for MPEFDLASLQNGSDIRGIALETPEHEVTLTDERVEKIAYGFAVWLKEVKKIVVEDEHAPAKVSVGHDSRLSADRIKSIFIKGLTKAGIDVIDVGLSTTPAMFMSTQYEAYKCDGAVMITASHLPFEYNGLKFFTKDGGAEHEDIDFILQQADEENITWKNKEGNVTKASLLNEYAKDLVNKIRLGINDAKQYDQPLTGRHIVVDAGNGAGGFFAEKVLVPLGADISGSQYLNPDGHFPNHIPNPDNKEAMRSIQDAVIRHHADMGVIFDTDVDRSALVDSNGDTLNRNNLIAVISAILIKENPGTTIVTSSATSEHLKTFITSLGGKQDRYITGYRNVINRGIQLNKEGTPTSLAIETSGHAALSENYFLDDGAYLVAKILMADAGLKKEGKNFSDLITSLKQPVETDEVRFKILSQDVQATGQRVMENFQAYIETATDLTVEPANLEGVRVNTSGQYGIGWMLLRMSLHEPLLVLNLESDQEGSIKLVREKLKTFFYDQSVLDSSRL; via the coding sequence GTGCCTGAGTTTGATTTAGCATCCTTGCAAAATGGATCAGATATTCGTGGAATAGCTTTGGAAACACCAGAGCACGAAGTAACGTTGACCGATGAACGTGTTGAAAAAATTGCTTATGGGTTTGCGGTATGGTTGAAAGAAGTAAAAAAAATAGTAGTAGAAGATGAACACGCTCCTGCAAAAGTTTCTGTTGGTCACGATAGCCGGCTTTCAGCGGATCGCATCAAATCTATTTTTATAAAAGGTTTGACGAAGGCAGGAATCGACGTGATAGATGTCGGGTTGTCTACTACTCCAGCTATGTTTATGTCTACTCAATATGAAGCCTACAAGTGTGACGGTGCTGTTATGATCACAGCTAGTCATCTGCCTTTTGAGTACAATGGATTAAAATTTTTTACAAAAGATGGCGGAGCAGAACACGAAGATATTGACTTTATTTTGCAACAAGCAGATGAGGAAAATATCACATGGAAGAATAAAGAAGGGAACGTTACGAAAGCTTCTCTTTTGAATGAATATGCAAAAGATTTGGTAAACAAGATTCGACTTGGAATCAATGATGCAAAACAATATGACCAACCGTTGACCGGTCGTCATATTGTGGTAGACGCTGGGAATGGCGCAGGAGGGTTTTTTGCTGAAAAAGTTTTGGTCCCATTAGGAGCAGATATCAGCGGAAGCCAATATTTAAATCCAGATGGTCATTTTCCAAATCATATTCCCAATCCGGATAACAAAGAGGCGATGAGAAGCATTCAAGATGCCGTAATTAGACATCATGCAGACATGGGTGTTATTTTTGATACCGATGTAGATCGATCAGCATTAGTTGACAGTAACGGGGATACGTTGAATCGAAATAATTTGATCGCAGTGATCTCAGCAATTTTGATTAAAGAAAACCCGGGTACGACAATTGTGACAAGTTCGGCAACATCAGAACACCTCAAAACGTTTATCACTTCTTTAGGTGGCAAACAGGATCGATACATCACCGGCTATCGGAATGTAATCAATCGTGGTATTCAATTAAACAAAGAGGGAACACCTACCAGTTTAGCAATTGAGACCAGCGGACACGCTGCTTTGTCAGAAAATTACTTTTTAGATGACGGAGCTTATTTAGTTGCAAAAATACTAATGGCAGATGCTGGTCTTAAAAAAGAAGGAAAGAACTTTTCTGATTTGATCACTTCTCTAAAGCAGCCTGTTGAAACGGATGAAGTACGATTTAAGATCTTATCTCAGGATGTACAAGCAACTGGACAAAGAGTCATGGAGAATTTTCAAGCTTATATAGAAACAGCAACAGACTTAACTGTTGAACCCGCTAATTTGGAAGGGGTCCGAGTTAATACTTCGGGACAGTATGGTATTGGTTGGATGTTGTTGCGTATGAGTTTGCATGAGCCTTTACTTGTTCTAAATCTTGAAAGCGATCAAGAGGGTTCTATAAAATTAGTGAGAGAAAAGCTAAAAACTTTTTTCTATGATCAATCTGTCTTAGATTCGTCTCGCTTGTAA
- a CDS encoding aldo/keto reductase, whose translation MGEPLVESIELYNGVKIPKLGLGLFLMKDEDELVNAVKYAVEVGYRHFDTATIYGNEEYLARGLKEAGIKREEVFITSKVWNYDQGYDQTKVAFQESLDRLNTDYLDLYLIHWAAPKFVETWKAIVELYEEGKIKAIGVSNFQIHHLEELKNQGLMQPMINQIETHPEFPQNELHEYMKENGIIHEAWGPLGQGKSELLNHPILMEIGQKYFKTPAQIIIRWHLERGEVVIPKSIHDNRILENSDVFNFSLTEEEMKQIDSLETGTRYGSDPDDQERLQKTSIKPE comes from the coding sequence ATGGGTGAACCGTTAGTAGAAAGCATTGAATTATATAATGGAGTGAAAATTCCTAAATTAGGACTAGGTTTATTTTTAATGAAAGATGAAGATGAATTGGTAAATGCTGTGAAATATGCAGTTGAAGTAGGTTACCGTCATTTTGATACAGCTACCATCTATGGCAATGAAGAATACTTAGCTCGCGGTTTGAAAGAAGCAGGAATCAAGAGAGAAGAAGTTTTCATTACCTCTAAAGTATGGAATTATGACCAAGGATATGACCAAACAAAAGTTGCATTTCAAGAAAGTTTGGATCGTTTAAACACAGACTACTTAGATTTATACTTAATTCATTGGGCTGCTCCAAAATTTGTTGAAACTTGGAAAGCAATTGTAGAATTATATGAAGAAGGAAAAATCAAAGCAATTGGGGTTTCTAACTTCCAAATTCATCACCTTGAAGAACTTAAAAACCAAGGATTGATGCAACCAATGATCAACCAAATTGAAACACATCCTGAATTCCCACAAAATGAATTGCATGAATACATGAAAGAAAATGGTATCATTCATGAAGCTTGGGGACCATTAGGTCAAGGGAAATCTGAATTATTGAACCACCCAATCTTGATGGAAATTGGCCAAAAATACTTCAAAACTCCAGCACAAATCATTATCCGCTGGCATTTAGAACGTGGAGAAGTAGTTATTCCAAAATCAATTCATGATAACCGTATTTTAGAAAATAGTGATGTATTCAACTTTTCTTTAACAGAAGAAGAGATGAAACAAATTGATTCATTAGAAACTGGAACAAGATATGGCAGCGATCCTGATGATCAAGAAAGATTACAAAAAACATCTATTAAACCTGAATAA
- the argR gene encoding arginine repressor, whose protein sequence is MKKSNRQLAIKQIITNHDIATQEELLHYLKEEGVEATQATISRDIKEMHLVKTTSSNGNVKYTIFQNNRMSNEEKLQSTLGDVVIRLTQVQFTNVLMTIPGNAHVVAALLDAIDFPEMVGTVGGNDTCLIISKDEEDAKKMNDYLNKWIEL, encoded by the coding sequence ATGAAAAAATCTAATCGACAATTAGCAATCAAACAAATTATTACAAATCATGATATTGCTACTCAAGAGGAACTATTGCATTATCTCAAAGAAGAAGGGGTTGAGGCGACTCAAGCAACCATTTCAAGAGATATCAAAGAGATGCATTTAGTGAAAACTACTTCATCAAATGGGAATGTTAAGTACACGATATTCCAAAATAATCGTATGTCTAATGAAGAAAAATTACAATCAACATTAGGAGACGTTGTGATTCGGTTGACCCAAGTGCAGTTTACGAATGTATTGATGACAATACCTGGTAATGCTCACGTTGTGGCTGCATTGTTGGATGCCATTGATTTTCCAGAAATGGTTGGTACTGTAGGCGGAAATGATACTTGTCTAATTATTTCAAAAGATGAAGAAGATGCAAAAAAAATGAATGATTACTTAAACAAATGGATTGAATTATAA
- the argS gene encoding arginine--tRNA ligase: MDYKLTVAQALNEQIGEALSIEQIVNLLEKPKSVEHGDIAFPAFALAKAYRKAPQQIAAELGESVTSPIVEKIEVVGPYLNFFLNKQEVSAAVLKEVLEQGAHYGDSMIGENKNVPIDMSSPNIAKPISMGHLRSTVIGNALANILTKVGFNPIKINHLGDWGTQFGKLIVGYKLWGSEEAVKENPIGELLRLYVQFHEEAEEKPELDDAAREWFKKLEDGDEEALGLWKWFRDESLKEFNHVYERLDITFDSFNGEAFYNDKMQEVVDLLEEKNVLTVNDGATIVDLEKYNLNPALIKKSDGATLYITRDLAAAIYRKRTYDFALSLYAVGNEQSNHFKQLKAVLKEMGYDWADDMYHIPFGLITQGGKKLSTRKGKIVLLEEVLDDAVASALEQIEEKNTDLPNKEVVADQVGIGAVIFHDLKNDRLNNFDFTIEEVVRFEGETGPYVQYTRARAMSILRKSGIAGIDTTVNYHLDDAYSWEIVKLLQSYPTDVLRAYEKFEPSVIAKHAIHLAQAFNKYYANSKVLADDAQRPARLALVQSVATILKEDLRLLGVKAPDQM, translated from the coding sequence ATGGATTACAAATTAACAGTTGCTCAAGCTTTAAACGAGCAAATCGGTGAAGCTTTGTCGATAGAACAAATCGTCAACTTATTAGAAAAACCAAAATCAGTTGAACACGGGGATATCGCTTTTCCTGCATTCGCTCTAGCAAAGGCCTATCGTAAAGCCCCTCAACAAATTGCTGCTGAATTAGGAGAATCGGTTACCTCTCCTATCGTTGAAAAAATTGAAGTTGTTGGACCTTACCTTAATTTCTTTTTAAATAAACAAGAAGTTAGTGCTGCCGTCTTAAAAGAAGTTTTAGAACAAGGCGCTCACTACGGAGACTCTATGATCGGTGAAAATAAAAATGTTCCTATCGATATGTCTTCTCCAAATATCGCAAAACCAATTTCTATGGGTCATTTGCGTTCAACTGTAATCGGAAATGCTTTAGCGAACATCTTAACTAAAGTTGGATTTAACCCAATCAAAATTAATCATCTTGGCGACTGGGGTACTCAATTTGGTAAATTAATCGTCGGTTACAAACTTTGGGGCAGCGAAGAAGCTGTAAAAGAAAACCCTATTGGTGAATTATTGCGTTTATATGTTCAATTCCATGAAGAAGCAGAAGAAAAACCAGAGTTAGATGATGCTGCTCGTGAGTGGTTCAAAAAATTAGAAGATGGCGACGAAGAAGCCTTAGGTTTATGGAAATGGTTCCGTGATGAATCTCTAAAAGAATTTAACCATGTTTATGAACGTTTAGACATTACATTTGATTCATTTAATGGCGAAGCTTTCTATAACGATAAAATGCAAGAAGTTGTAGACTTACTTGAAGAAAAAAATGTGTTAACAGTTAATGATGGAGCTACGATTGTTGATTTAGAAAAATACAATTTAAATCCGGCTTTGATCAAAAAATCTGATGGTGCAACATTGTACATTACTCGTGATTTAGCTGCTGCTATCTATCGTAAACGTACGTATGATTTTGCTTTATCTTTATACGCTGTTGGAAATGAACAAAGCAATCACTTTAAACAATTAAAAGCTGTTTTAAAAGAGATGGGTTATGACTGGGCAGATGATATGTACCATATTCCATTTGGCTTAATTACTCAAGGCGGTAAAAAATTATCTACTCGTAAAGGAAAAATCGTTTTACTTGAAGAAGTTTTAGATGATGCTGTAGCCTCTGCTCTTGAACAAATCGAAGAAAAAAATACGGATCTACCAAATAAAGAAGTCGTTGCAGATCAAGTGGGTATCGGCGCTGTTATCTTCCATGACTTAAAAAATGATCGTTTAAACAACTTTGACTTTACTATTGAAGAAGTTGTTCGTTTCGAAGGTGAAACAGGTCCATACGTACAATACACAAGAGCTCGTGCAATGAGTATTCTTAGAAAATCTGGTATAGCCGGTATCGATACGACTGTGAACTACCATTTGGATGATGCTTACAGCTGGGAAATTGTTAAATTATTGCAAAGCTATCCAACAGATGTTTTGCGTGCTTATGAAAAATTTGAGCCATCGGTTATTGCTAAACATGCAATCCACTTAGCTCAAGCTTTCAATAAATACTATGCAAATAGTAAAGTCCTTGCTGATGATGCACAAAGACCTGCACGTTTAGCTCTTGTCCAATCTGTTGCAACAATCTTAAAAGAAGACTTAAGATTATTAGGTGTAAAAGCTCCAGATCAAATGTAA